The Cyanobium sp. ATX 6F1 genome includes a region encoding these proteins:
- a CDS encoding KilA-N domain-containing protein has translation MTRSWEGTPISRRTTDGYVNATAMCKANGKRWKDYRESDRCQHYLDALESVAGISVHALVESRSGGAGGGGTWVHPQVAVDLARWISAPFAVWMDGWFLESVQQAQPAPVVTPHPRLREAEVIALVEISIGLFERLGGLDQRDELLFKDIVRSNVLTASSGMLPAIAADDELTLGDAWLEVFQQVLPRTKFCSAGKLVAQAYRQEFGQEPPCRQQFVDGAPRQVKSYRRSWLLDTLKRFRAQFAGS, from the coding sequence GTGACCCGCTCGTGGGAAGGGACACCGATCAGCCGCCGAACGACGGATGGCTACGTCAATGCCACGGCGATGTGCAAAGCCAACGGCAAGCGGTGGAAGGACTACCGCGAATCGGATCGGTGCCAGCACTATCTGGACGCCCTGGAAAGCGTGGCCGGAATTTCCGTCCACGCTCTTGTGGAGTCCCGCTCAGGCGGTGCGGGCGGCGGCGGAACCTGGGTCCATCCCCAGGTCGCGGTCGACCTGGCTCGCTGGATCAGCGCACCCTTCGCGGTGTGGATGGACGGCTGGTTCTTGGAGAGCGTCCAGCAGGCTCAACCGGCACCGGTGGTGACACCCCATCCCAGACTCAGGGAAGCCGAGGTGATCGCCTTGGTGGAGATCAGTATCGGGCTTTTCGAGCGGCTCGGCGGTCTGGATCAGCGCGACGAGCTCCTGTTCAAGGACATCGTGCGCAGCAACGTGCTCACCGCGAGCTCGGGGATGTTGCCCGCCATCGCTGCAGACGACGAGCTGACCCTGGGTGATGCCTGGCTGGAGGTGTTCCAGCAGGTGCTGCCGCGCACGAAGTTCTGCTCAGCAGGAAAGCTCGTGGCTCAGGCCTATCGCCAGGAGTTCGGCCAAGAGCCGCCCTGCCGCCAACAATTCGTCGATGGCGCTCCCCGGCAGGTGAAGAGCTACCGCCGCTCCTGGCTGCTCGACACCCTCAAGCGCTTCCGGGCTCAGTTCGCAGGAAGCTGA
- a CDS encoding putative toxin-antitoxin system toxin component, PIN family: MRVFFDTNVLVSAFLARGLCSDLLRLVLTEHTLVSSEVVLDELRDVLGRKGRLPPAQIEAIEKLLRDQPVGARPPEHLELGLVDADDEWVVASAVLIEADLFVTGDQGVLACSRPPLPILNPRACWEQLRGPGS, encoded by the coding sequence GTGCGGGTTTTCTTCGACACCAACGTGCTGGTGAGTGCTTTTCTGGCCCGTGGCCTGTGCTCCGATCTGCTGCGGTTGGTGCTCACCGAACACACCCTGGTGAGCAGCGAGGTGGTGCTGGATGAGCTCAGGGATGTTCTGGGCCGCAAAGGCCGACTGCCGCCGGCCCAGATAGAAGCCATTGAGAAGCTCCTTCGCGACCAGCCTGTTGGGGCAAGACCCCCGGAGCATCTGGAGCTTGGGCTCGTTGACGCAGACGACGAATGGGTTGTGGCCAGTGCCGTTTTGATCGAGGCAGACCTGTTCGTGACCGGCGATCAAGGCGTGCTGGCCTGCAGCCGGCCACCCTTACCCATTCTCAATCCACGGGCCTGTTGGGAACAGTTACGCGGGCCTGGCTCATGA
- a CDS encoding ribbon-helix-helix protein, CopG family: MKSCSLTIRLEEKLEQELEAACAETGRSRGDIVRDALRRQLQLMRFERLRRQALPFGEAAGWLTDDDVFAAIS; the protein is encoded by the coding sequence ATGAAGAGCTGCTCCCTGACGATCCGCCTGGAAGAAAAGCTGGAGCAGGAGCTGGAAGCTGCCTGCGCTGAAACCGGCCGCTCCCGCGGCGACATCGTGCGGGACGCCCTGCGCCGGCAGCTTCAGCTGATGCGCTTTGAGCGCTTGCGGCGCCAGGCCCTGCCTTTTGGCGAGGCGGCCGGCTGGCTCACTGATGACGACGTGTTCGCTGCCATCTCCTGA
- a CDS encoding flavin reductase family protein has product MSTNRPSPQPNLKGSVVAAALCFPEIGPSMLEAEPIRSIDPDSLDGGALYRLCTSLVVPRPIAWVSTISSEGQPNLAPFSFFNAVSDQPAVLMLSIGARRDREKDTLRNIRQTRCLAVHVVDERLAGAMNITATDYPAGTNEFEAAALAAVPSSRIAAPRLRDAAACLECELLKLIPVPGTTFTMVLGQVVMLHVQERCLGPSGTASAEALRPVGKLALNDYTRLGEMFELVRPTLG; this is encoded by the coding sequence ATGAGCACCAACAGGCCCTCGCCACAGCCGAATCTCAAGGGCAGCGTGGTTGCTGCAGCATTGTGTTTCCCCGAGATCGGCCCGTCGATGCTCGAAGCCGAGCCGATTCGCTCCATTGACCCAGACAGCCTGGATGGCGGGGCGCTCTACAGGCTTTGCACCAGCCTGGTGGTGCCTCGGCCGATTGCCTGGGTGAGCACCATCAGCAGCGAGGGGCAACCCAACCTGGCGCCGTTCAGTTTCTTCAATGCCGTGAGTGATCAGCCGGCTGTGTTGATGCTGTCGATCGGTGCCAGACGCGACCGGGAAAAGGACACCCTGCGGAATATTCGCCAGACCCGCTGCTTGGCGGTTCATGTGGTGGATGAGCGGCTCGCCGGGGCCATGAACATCACAGCCACCGATTACCCAGCCGGCACCAATGAATTCGAGGCCGCTGCTCTGGCGGCTGTGCCAAGCAGCCGGATAGCGGCCCCACGCCTGCGGGATGCCGCCGCCTGCCTGGAGTGTGAGCTGCTCAAGCTGATCCCCGTGCCCGGCACCACGTTCACCATGGTGCTGGGCCAAGTGGTGATGCTGCACGTGCAGGAGCGTTGCCTAGGCCCCTCCGGTACCGCTTCTGCGGAAGCCCTCCGCCCGGTGGGCAAGTTGGCCTTAAACGACTACACGCGCCTGGGGGAGATGTTCGAGCTGGTGCGCCCAACGCTGGGTTGA